A stretch of the Polyangiaceae bacterium genome encodes the following:
- a CDS encoding twin-arginine translocase TatA/TatE family subunit, producing the protein MGVGPWQLAVLVLLVLLVFGASRLGEIGRGLGEGVRAFKKSMSGERRREPDEDEDEDEDEDEDEDEDEDEDEDEDEPREQLRAGRERAVQNRRHVMAKRSRKEDEDEGS; encoded by the coding sequence ATGGGTGTCGGCCCCTGGCAGCTGGCTGTCCTCGTCTTGTTGGTCCTGCTCGTCTTCGGAGCGAGCCGGCTCGGGGAGATTGGTCGCGGGCTCGGTGAAGGTGTTCGGGCGTTCAAGAAGAGCATGAGCGGCGAGCGCCGCCGGGAGCCCGACGAAGACGAAGACGAAGACGAAGACGAAGACGAAGACGAAGACGAAGACGAAGACGAAGACGAAGACGAAGACGAACCCCGCGAGCAGCTGCGCGCGGGCCGCGAGCGAGCCGTGCAGAACCGGCGTCACGTGATGGCCAAGCGCTCGCGGAAGGAAGACGAAGACGAAGGGAGCTGA
- the cyoE gene encoding protoheme IX farnesyltransferase, which yields MLGALVQLTKPGVTRMVLVTTAIGAILAPGRVVLSTLAVTVVATAAVVGAANALNMYLERDVDALMERTRKRPIPSGRISPEVALWFGVVLAVAGLVALTFLVNPLSGLLCSVAFLSYVLVYTPLKRVTPFALHIGTLPGAIPPLIGWASMTGGLTLSALSVFAILLVWQIPHFLAIAIFRASEYESAGLAVYPSVRGVPAAKRAVVAYSCLLLAVSLTPAIMGLGGVAYVLVAAALGVAQIVIAVRGLGAPDLKRWAGGLFLATLPYLLVVYGCLALTAP from the coding sequence GTGCTCGGTGCACTCGTCCAGCTCACCAAGCCGGGCGTGACGCGCATGGTCCTGGTCACGACTGCCATCGGCGCCATCCTCGCGCCGGGACGCGTGGTGCTGTCCACGCTGGCGGTCACGGTCGTCGCCACCGCGGCGGTGGTGGGCGCGGCGAACGCCCTCAACATGTACCTGGAGCGGGACGTGGACGCGCTCATGGAGCGCACGCGCAAGCGGCCCATTCCCTCGGGCCGCATCTCTCCGGAGGTGGCGCTGTGGTTCGGCGTGGTGCTGGCCGTCGCGGGGCTCGTCGCGCTCACCTTCCTGGTCAACCCGCTCTCGGGTCTCCTGTGCTCGGTCGCGTTCCTGAGCTACGTGCTGGTCTACACCCCGCTCAAGCGGGTGACGCCGTTCGCGCTGCACATCGGCACGCTGCCCGGCGCCATTCCGCCGCTGATCGGCTGGGCCAGCATGACCGGTGGGCTCACGCTCTCGGCCCTGAGCGTGTTCGCCATCCTGCTGGTCTGGCAGATCCCCCACTTTCTGGCCATCGCCATCTTCCGCGCGTCCGAGTACGAGTCCGCCGGCCTCGCCGTCTACCCGTCGGTGCGCGGGGTGCCGGCCGCGAAGCGCGCGGTGGTCGCCTACTCGTGCTTGCTGCTCGCGGTCAGCCTGACGCCGGCCATCATGGGCCTCGGAGGCGTCGCCTACGTCTTGGTCGCGGCCGCGCTCGGCGTGGCGCAGATCGTGATCGCGGTACGCGGCCTCGGCGCGCCGGATCTGAAGCGCTGGGCGGGCGGCTTGTTCTTGGCGACGCTGCCCTACCTCTTGGTGGTCTACGGGTGCCTGGCGTTGACGGCGCCATGA
- a CDS encoding protein kinase, whose translation MVELDDPEALVGATLDGRWRLVGVLGQGGLAVVYEAESVDGQSRVAVKILRSEFGENQEIVRRFLNEVQASARVDHPGIARVHEAVRAADGTPYLVMELLRGEALANRMNRGRVPVEQAVGIVQNILRALSAAHAAGVVHRDLKPGNVFLTGDTTNGCELKVLDFGISLVLDAAGGMHRKTRTGMLLGTPGYMSPEQIKDIKHTDARADLWSCGILFYELLAGVPAFEAENEFARVTMVLTSEPTPIERVAPQYAHWGPFFQRALARDPEQRFQSAYEMAQALESVARSGQMPPPDPAAAVSVGQHRSVPPGHYPSAPPPGHYASSPPPSPAQVPRRFGGDTAVSASLPGGAATSQPGAPAVEVVTLPKRGLAVPLPLALIIALIALMLGFAAGLFVGKW comes from the coding sequence ATGGTCGAGCTCGACGATCCCGAGGCCCTCGTGGGAGCGACTCTCGACGGTCGCTGGCGGCTGGTCGGCGTGCTGGGGCAGGGCGGGCTCGCCGTCGTGTACGAGGCCGAGTCCGTGGACGGTCAGAGTCGGGTCGCGGTGAAGATCCTGCGCTCCGAGTTCGGCGAAAACCAGGAGATCGTGCGGCGCTTCCTCAACGAGGTGCAAGCCAGCGCGCGCGTGGACCACCCCGGTATCGCGCGCGTCCACGAGGCGGTGCGCGCTGCGGACGGCACGCCGTACCTGGTGATGGAGCTCTTGCGTGGCGAGGCGCTGGCCAACCGCATGAACCGCGGGCGCGTCCCCGTAGAACAGGCCGTAGGCATCGTGCAGAACATCCTGCGAGCGCTCTCGGCGGCGCACGCCGCTGGCGTGGTGCACCGGGACCTGAAGCCTGGGAACGTGTTCCTGACCGGCGACACGACCAACGGCTGCGAGCTCAAGGTGCTCGACTTCGGCATTTCTCTGGTGCTCGACGCGGCGGGCGGCATGCACCGGAAGACGCGGACCGGCATGCTGCTGGGAACGCCGGGCTACATGAGCCCAGAGCAGATCAAGGACATCAAGCACACCGATGCCCGGGCCGACCTGTGGTCCTGCGGCATCTTGTTCTACGAGCTGCTCGCAGGGGTCCCGGCGTTCGAAGCGGAGAACGAGTTCGCTCGGGTCACCATGGTGCTCACCAGCGAACCGACTCCCATCGAGCGCGTCGCGCCGCAGTACGCGCATTGGGGGCCGTTCTTCCAGCGCGCGCTCGCGCGCGACCCGGAGCAGCGCTTCCAGAGCGCCTACGAGATGGCGCAGGCGCTCGAGAGCGTGGCGCGCTCTGGCCAGATGCCGCCGCCGGACCCGGCAGCGGCCGTCTCCGTTGGACAGCATCGCTCGGTGCCTCCCGGCCACTACCCGTCGGCGCCGCCGCCCGGTCACTACGCTTCGAGCCCGCCGCCGAGCCCCGCCCAAGTGCCCCGGCGCTTCGGCGGCGACACGGCCGTCTCGGCGAGCCTGCCCGGGGGCGCGGCAACTTCCCAGCCGGGCGCGCCCGCCGTGGAGGTCGTGACCCTCCCCAAGCGGGGGCTCGCGGTGCCGCTGCCGCTCGCGCTCATCATCGCCCTGATCGCGCTGATGCTCGGGTTCGCGGCGGGGTTGTTCGTCGGCAAGTGGTGA
- a CDS encoding protein kinase encodes MSVNDAEAFETTLLDESGPRTTAKSPRSDLGRWVGQRFDHFDVEKPLGSGGMGAVYVGLDRSLDRRVAIKVLPHGLAESGELQERFLREARAQAKLNSPHVAHIYYIGRTPAADEGGKPSLFFAMELVDGGDLERLVEKAERLDPERARRLMLEVAKGLRDAQAAGIIHRDIKPSNLLLDKHGSLKIADFGVAKPVGGTDSKITRDGAVVGSPLYMAPEQAKGDEIDHRADMYSVGCTFFHLLAGAPPFDAKTPVAVISKHLTEAPPMLASAAPEVPKRLASIVERLMAKEPSGRFASYDDLIAELEAAAPEKVRHGGFWVRGAAVGIDVALASLVIGFLGLPGLFVHLAYVSVAHATRGQTLGKLLMNLRVRSTDGSSLGFGRSLARTVASMWLPFFAGLVILLTEGRGGLQLAIRQIQLTDVDAFKGLVLAVALGNVLLSLLYAAGLALAAFHPEKRAAHDLLVGSEVVYRLK; translated from the coding sequence ATGAGCGTCAACGACGCCGAGGCATTCGAGACCACACTCCTCGACGAGAGTGGTCCGCGCACCACAGCCAAGTCTCCCCGCTCCGACCTCGGCCGCTGGGTGGGGCAGCGTTTCGATCACTTCGACGTCGAAAAGCCGCTCGGCAGCGGCGGCATGGGTGCGGTCTACGTCGGACTCGACCGCTCCCTCGATCGCCGGGTCGCCATCAAGGTCCTTCCCCACGGCCTTGCGGAGAGCGGCGAGCTGCAGGAGCGCTTCCTGCGCGAGGCTCGCGCCCAAGCGAAGCTCAACTCGCCGCACGTCGCTCACATCTATTACATCGGCAGGACCCCGGCCGCGGACGAGGGGGGCAAGCCCTCGCTGTTCTTCGCCATGGAGCTGGTGGACGGCGGCGACCTGGAGAGGCTGGTCGAGAAGGCCGAGCGCTTGGATCCGGAGCGTGCGCGGCGCTTGATGCTCGAGGTGGCCAAGGGGCTCCGCGACGCGCAGGCCGCCGGCATCATCCACCGCGACATCAAGCCCAGCAACCTGCTGCTCGACAAGCACGGCAGCTTGAAGATCGCCGACTTCGGCGTGGCCAAGCCGGTCGGCGGCACGGACTCCAAGATCACGCGGGACGGCGCCGTGGTCGGCAGCCCGCTCTACATGGCGCCGGAGCAGGCCAAAGGCGACGAGATCGACCACCGCGCGGACATGTACTCGGTAGGGTGCACCTTCTTCCATCTGCTCGCGGGCGCACCGCCGTTCGACGCCAAGACGCCGGTCGCCGTCATCAGCAAGCACCTGACGGAGGCGCCGCCGATGCTCGCCAGCGCCGCGCCGGAGGTCCCGAAGCGCTTGGCGAGCATCGTCGAGCGCCTGATGGCGAAGGAGCCCTCCGGCCGCTTCGCGAGCTACGACGACCTGATCGCGGAGCTCGAAGCCGCAGCCCCCGAGAAGGTGCGCCACGGTGGGTTCTGGGTGCGCGGCGCCGCCGTCGGCATCGACGTCGCGCTCGCGAGCCTGGTCATCGGCTTTCTCGGGCTGCCCGGCCTCTTCGTTCACCTCGCGTACGTCAGCGTCGCGCACGCCACGCGCGGGCAGACCCTCGGCAAGCTCTTGATGAACCTCCGGGTGCGGAGCACCGACGGGAGCTCGCTCGGTTTCGGCCGCTCCCTCGCGCGCACCGTCGCCAGCATGTGGCTGCCGTTCTTCGCGGGACTGGTGATCCTCTTGACCGAGGGCCGGGGAGGGCTGCAGCTCGCGATCCGGCAGATCCAGCTCACCGACGTGGACGCCTTCAAGGGGCTGGTCCTGGCGGTCGCTCTGGGCAACGTCCTGCTCAGCCTGCTCTACGCAGCAGGCCTCGCCCTCGCCGCCTTCCACCCCGAAAAACGTGCGGCCCACGACCTATTGGTGGGGTCCGAGGTGGTTTACCGCTTGAAGTGA
- a CDS encoding PEGA domain-containing protein, which produces MRHGVSALLLVASLLASQPGWAADEARTYFEIGAKAYQAGRFVDAAQAFEEAYKRSNRPGLLFSLGQAHRMEHAARNNPERLRDAIHYYEEYLAKEPQGKRAAEAADALSRLRPLASAAGEKVAPATPAAPSKPRVMISSPTPGVKVTFDGRAVSHPFIQEVQPGKHKVVLSAPGYETYEREITVDATSGTPPLDIPLEERPALLVIQAPDGAEVAIDGRLQGVTPLPPLPVPSGKHFVSVTLNGKRPFSERVTLKRGEKRTLSASLESTGQRTASWVLMGVGAGGILAGGVLGFVALNKQSEAEDILNATREQGNQSPGSLSRYDDLRQSRDDFRMAAVISASVGAGLGTLGFMLYAFDPAKAPLPPADDAVPGQPTGPTPGAPSMEISAAPLWAPGFAGGGVLGRF; this is translated from the coding sequence ATGAGGCACGGGGTCTCGGCGCTCTTGCTCGTCGCCTCGCTGCTCGCGAGCCAGCCGGGTTGGGCCGCCGACGAAGCGCGCACCTACTTCGAGATCGGCGCGAAGGCCTACCAGGCCGGACGCTTCGTGGACGCCGCGCAGGCCTTCGAGGAAGCGTACAAGCGCTCGAACCGGCCGGGCCTCCTGTTCTCGCTCGGGCAGGCCCACCGCATGGAGCACGCCGCCCGCAACAACCCGGAGCGGCTGCGGGACGCCATCCACTACTACGAGGAATACCTGGCCAAGGAGCCGCAGGGAAAGCGCGCCGCCGAGGCGGCCGACGCGCTCTCGCGGCTGCGTCCTCTGGCCTCGGCGGCTGGCGAGAAGGTGGCACCCGCGACGCCCGCGGCACCCAGCAAGCCCCGCGTCATGATCTCGTCGCCCACACCCGGCGTGAAGGTGACCTTCGACGGCCGCGCGGTCAGTCACCCCTTCATTCAGGAGGTCCAACCGGGCAAGCACAAGGTCGTGCTCAGCGCGCCCGGCTACGAGACTTACGAGCGCGAAATCACCGTCGACGCGACCAGCGGCACGCCGCCCCTGGACATCCCGCTCGAGGAGCGCCCTGCGCTCTTGGTCATCCAGGCCCCGGACGGCGCGGAGGTGGCCATCGACGGGCGCTTGCAGGGCGTGACTCCGCTGCCGCCGTTGCCCGTGCCCTCGGGCAAGCACTTCGTGAGCGTGACGCTGAACGGCAAGAGGCCCTTCTCGGAGCGCGTGACGCTGAAGCGCGGCGAGAAGCGCACGTTGAGTGCGTCGCTCGAGAGCACCGGCCAGCGCACGGCCTCCTGGGTGCTGATGGGCGTCGGCGCCGGCGGGATCCTCGCGGGTGGGGTGCTGGGCTTCGTCGCGCTGAACAAGCAGAGCGAGGCGGAGGACATCCTGAACGCCACGCGCGAGCAGGGGAACCAGAGCCCGGGCAGCCTCTCCCGGTACGACGATCTCCGGCAGAGTCGCGACGATTTCCGCATGGCTGCCGTGATCTCGGCCAGCGTAGGCGCGGGCCTCGGCACCCTCGGCTTCATGCTCTACGCGTTCGATCCGGCGAAGGCTCCGTTGCCACCGGCGGACGATGCCGTCCCCGGTCAGCCGACCGGACCCACGCCCGGGGCGCCGAGCATGGAGATCTCCGCGGCGCCGCTCTGGGCCCCCGGTTTCGCGGGTGGCGGCGTGCTCGGCCGGTTCTGA
- a CDS encoding pyridoxal phosphate-dependent aminotransferase, with protein MTAKAAELRAAGRKVYAFGVGEPDFETPEHIRQVAAQAMEKSSHYTAVQGTASLREAICVATERDRGWRPTPEMITVCVGAKHALFNLAMVLCDPGDEFVIPAPYWVSYPEQVRLFEGVPKIVETSADNGFRMTPEALERAIGPRTKAVILCTPSNPSGAAYDAGELSALAEVLKKHDVWIVLDEIYGDLTYDGFAHVSLARLAPELRDRIIVVDGVSKTYAMTGWRIGWAIAPAAVAKAMLKVQGQSTTNPTAIAQVAAEAALLGPREPMQHMARVFAERRRRMVEGLNQIPGIRCDWPRGAFYAFPDVTGLYGIKWGDKRLGSADDVSLWQLDVCGIAAVAGEPFGAPGHVRYTYAAAESVIEEALSVLGAAVAAAER; from the coding sequence ATGACCGCGAAGGCGGCGGAGCTTCGAGCGGCGGGCCGCAAGGTGTACGCATTCGGCGTCGGGGAGCCCGACTTCGAGACGCCCGAGCACATTCGCCAGGTGGCCGCCCAGGCCATGGAGAAGAGCTCGCACTACACCGCAGTCCAGGGCACCGCCAGCCTCCGCGAGGCCATCTGCGTGGCGACGGAGCGCGACCGCGGCTGGCGCCCGACGCCGGAGATGATCACCGTCTGCGTCGGGGCGAAACACGCGTTGTTCAACCTGGCCATGGTGCTCTGCGACCCCGGCGACGAGTTCGTGATCCCCGCGCCCTACTGGGTCAGCTACCCCGAGCAGGTTCGCTTGTTCGAAGGTGTCCCCAAGATCGTGGAGACCTCCGCCGACAACGGCTTCCGCATGACGCCTGAGGCCCTCGAGCGCGCGATTGGCCCGCGCACCAAGGCGGTCATTCTGTGTACCCCCTCGAACCCGAGCGGGGCAGCCTACGACGCGGGCGAGCTCTCGGCGCTGGCCGAGGTGCTGAAGAAGCACGACGTGTGGATCGTGCTCGACGAGATCTACGGCGATTTGACCTACGACGGCTTCGCGCACGTGTCGCTCGCCAGGCTCGCGCCAGAGCTCCGCGATCGCATCATCGTGGTCGACGGCGTGAGCAAGACCTACGCCATGACCGGCTGGCGGATCGGCTGGGCGATCGCTCCCGCCGCCGTAGCCAAGGCGATGCTCAAGGTCCAGGGTCAGTCCACCACCAACCCGACGGCCATCGCCCAAGTCGCGGCCGAGGCCGCGCTGCTCGGCCCCCGGGAGCCGATGCAACACATGGCGCGGGTTTTCGCCGAGCGCCGCCGCCGAATGGTCGAGGGTTTGAACCAGATCCCCGGCATCCGCTGCGACTGGCCGCGCGGGGCCTTCTACGCCTTCCCCGACGTCACGGGTCTGTACGGCATCAAGTGGGGGGACAAGCGCTTGGGCAGCGCCGACGACGTCAGCCTCTGGCAGCTCGACGTGTGCGGCATCGCGGCCGTCGCCGGCGAGCCGTTCGGCGCTCCGGGGCACGTGCGCTACACTTACGCGGCAGCCGAATCGGTGATCGAAGAGGCCTTGTCCGTGCTGGGTGCGGCCGTGGCGGCCGCCGAACGCTGA
- a CDS encoding protein kinase: MAQAAPQRSGSRGRGEDPALGKVIAGRYRLEARIGEGGMGIVYRARHVLIDRVVAVKLIRPDLRGETHLRAWMLREARAANRVDHAHIIDIHDIGETDESELYLVMEYLIGTPLSTELARGPMPLTRAVDILEQMGAALARAHDLGVVHRDLKSDNILLTQRGGRKDFVKILDFGLAALAHDPRLAPKGAVFGTPEYMSPEQARGEQAGPQSDLYALGVLFFEMLAGQLPFRAADRDTLLEMQRTAPAPRPTSIKKDVNPVAEKIILKLLEKDIRKRYRDGHHLLEELKALQRSLPSTSWDKESPGEAQPQAAPPPPPPPRSTPVTEWANRAGLFARMLARAFPSGNATPELTQAMAAIWEVTAKANGLEGEIASHTRKLEALERRGRALRAEIGRKVEELAQEESRSLRDAAAYGEEEETARRELAAAMQMAKDKVAQADAAERAGQGNRAIYEAAGASRAMVEAKRQWLSTRETRRTGREATARDLRRQIEDLRAQLARYAEALEEDLASGREKVAGRTREGIRMEQTFTDSSHLLTEALKDRPECRDLMAQLKSSDAAQEAPEQPWTNMSGRVIS, from the coding sequence ATGGCACAAGCAGCGCCGCAACGCTCGGGATCACGTGGACGCGGTGAGGATCCCGCGCTCGGCAAGGTCATCGCCGGACGCTATCGCCTCGAGGCGCGCATCGGCGAAGGCGGGATGGGCATCGTCTACCGCGCCCGGCACGTGCTCATCGACCGAGTGGTCGCGGTCAAGCTGATCCGACCCGATCTGCGCGGCGAGACCCACCTCCGAGCCTGGATGCTCCGGGAGGCTCGTGCGGCGAACCGGGTGGACCACGCGCACATCATCGACATCCACGACATCGGCGAGACCGACGAGAGCGAGCTGTATCTGGTGATGGAGTACCTGATCGGTACCCCGCTCTCCACCGAGCTCGCGCGCGGACCGATGCCGCTGACCCGAGCCGTGGACATCCTGGAGCAGATGGGCGCCGCCCTCGCCCGCGCCCACGACCTGGGCGTCGTGCACCGCGACCTGAAGAGCGACAACATCCTGCTCACCCAGCGTGGGGGCCGCAAAGACTTCGTGAAGATCCTGGACTTCGGCCTGGCGGCTCTGGCTCACGACCCGCGCCTGGCCCCGAAGGGCGCCGTGTTCGGCACGCCCGAGTACATGTCCCCGGAGCAGGCCCGCGGCGAGCAGGCTGGCCCGCAGTCGGACCTGTACGCCCTCGGCGTGTTGTTCTTCGAGATGCTGGCGGGACAGCTGCCGTTCCGCGCCGCGGACCGCGACACGCTCTTGGAGATGCAGCGCACGGCGCCGGCACCGCGCCCGACCAGCATCAAGAAAGACGTCAACCCCGTCGCCGAGAAGATCATCCTCAAGCTACTCGAGAAGGACATCCGAAAGCGCTACCGCGACGGCCACCACCTGCTCGAGGAGCTGAAGGCCCTCCAGCGCTCCTTGCCCAGCACCTCGTGGGACAAGGAGAGCCCTGGCGAAGCGCAGCCGCAGGCCGCGCCGCCGCCCCCGCCGCCGCCGAGGTCCACGCCGGTGACCGAGTGGGCGAACCGAGCCGGTCTCTTCGCACGCATGCTCGCCCGCGCGTTCCCCTCCGGCAACGCCACCCCCGAGCTGACCCAAGCGATGGCCGCCATCTGGGAGGTCACCGCCAAAGCGAACGGGCTGGAGGGAGAGATCGCCAGCCACACCCGCAAGCTCGAGGCGCTCGAGCGCCGCGGACGCGCGCTCCGCGCCGAGATTGGCCGCAAGGTCGAGGAGCTCGCGCAAGAGGAGAGCCGCTCGCTGCGGGACGCTGCCGCCTACGGCGAAGAAGAAGAGACCGCACGTCGAGAGCTGGCGGCGGCGATGCAGATGGCCAAGGACAAGGTCGCCCAAGCCGACGCGGCGGAGCGCGCCGGGCAAGGCAACCGCGCCATCTACGAGGCCGCCGGCGCCTCCCGCGCCATGGTCGAGGCCAAGCGTCAATGGCTGAGCACGCGGGAGACCCGCCGCACCGGTCGCGAAGCGACCGCCCGGGACCTGCGCCGCCAGATCGAGGACCTGCGAGCCCAGCTCGCGCGCTACGCCGAGGCGCTGGAGGAAGACCTGGCGAGCGGCCGCGAGAAGGTGGCGGGTCGGACGCGTGAAGGCATCCGCATGGAGCAGACCTTCACCGACTCGAGCCACCTGCTGACCGAGGCCCTCAAGGACCGCCCCGAGTGCCGTGACCTGATGGCGCAGCTCAAGAGCAGCGACGCCGCGCAGGAAGCGCCGGAGCAGCCCTGGACCAACATGAGCGGCCGCGTGATCAGCTGA
- a CDS encoding DUF1232 domain-containing protein, with protein MTELDSRCLEAFPTWLRTLGEDARALAALVENESAPAAVRKSSAAALNYLFKSLDLIPDGIEDLGFIDDAFVFRVAASRAGAGDAADPVVSRLAADTGLIRDFLGDDFSRLEAYVAGLGGTASRGRTVDDILADASVLAVFVREVRTWADGYKEPAFQRDAKNLVKLKSFLCAKLPK; from the coding sequence ATGACTGAGCTCGATAGCCGCTGCCTCGAGGCGTTCCCGACTTGGCTGCGTACCCTCGGAGAAGACGCGCGCGCCCTGGCGGCGCTCGTCGAGAACGAGTCAGCGCCCGCCGCCGTGCGCAAGAGCTCCGCAGCAGCGCTGAACTACTTGTTCAAGTCCCTCGACCTGATCCCGGACGGCATCGAGGACCTGGGCTTCATCGACGACGCATTCGTGTTCCGCGTCGCGGCGTCGAGGGCCGGCGCTGGCGACGCTGCGGATCCCGTGGTGTCGCGGCTGGCGGCTGACACGGGTCTGATCCGCGACTTCTTGGGCGACGACTTCTCGCGATTGGAGGCCTACGTCGCCGGCCTCGGTGGCACGGCCTCGCGCGGGCGCACCGTGGACGACATCCTCGCCGACGCGAGCGTCTTGGCTGTGTTCGTGCGCGAGGTGCGGACCTGGGCCGACGGCTACAAGGAGCCCGCGTTCCAGCGCGACGCCAAGAACCTGGTCAAGCTGAAGAGCTTCCTCTGCGCGAAGCTGCCGAAGTGA